A genomic window from Haladaptatus caseinilyticus includes:
- a CDS encoding hemolysin family protein, whose translation MVDVVLSVFRLLVAFFLVFMNGLFVATEFALVKIRRTRVNELVEAGKPGSSFVEEAVNNLDDYLAVCQLGITLSSLGLGWIGEPAVAALIEPMLGSFVPEGTIHFVAFALGFGFITFLHVVFGELAPKTFAIQEAEQIALLVSPPMKLFYYAFLPGILVFNGTANFFTRLAGVSPASESEEAHTEDELMMVLAQSEEHGHIDVEEVEMIEGVFELGDTIAREIMVPRPDIATVSATMPLDELRSVAAEGNFTRYLVLDEDNGDQPIGFVHVKDVLRAIEDNGSEAEKPTASDLARKALFVPENRRIDDILTAFRQRESQMAVVIDEWGEVEGIVTIEDILEEIVGEIRDEFDTDELEPSITELDIDTYSVDGHAPLKEVNEAVGAEFESENFETIGGLVLGELGRAAEVGDTVEQDGFILRVDTVEKRRISKVTVQAAGRRERETTAERSGEE comes from the coding sequence ATGGTCGATGTAGTGCTCTCGGTATTCCGGCTTCTCGTCGCGTTCTTCTTGGTGTTCATGAACGGCCTGTTCGTGGCCACGGAGTTCGCACTCGTCAAGATTCGCCGGACACGGGTGAACGAACTCGTCGAGGCGGGAAAACCCGGGTCGAGTTTCGTCGAAGAGGCGGTCAATAATCTAGACGACTATCTGGCGGTTTGTCAACTCGGGATCACCCTCTCCTCGCTTGGGTTGGGTTGGATCGGCGAACCCGCCGTTGCCGCCCTCATCGAACCCATGTTAGGGTCGTTCGTTCCCGAGGGAACGATTCACTTCGTCGCCTTCGCGCTCGGGTTCGGTTTCATTACGTTCCTCCACGTCGTCTTCGGTGAGCTCGCGCCGAAGACGTTCGCGATTCAGGAAGCCGAGCAGATCGCCCTGCTCGTCTCGCCGCCGATGAAGCTGTTCTACTACGCGTTTCTGCCGGGAATCCTCGTGTTCAACGGTACGGCGAACTTCTTCACTCGGCTTGCGGGCGTCTCGCCAGCCTCCGAATCCGAAGAGGCGCACACGGAAGACGAACTCATGATGGTGCTCGCCCAGTCGGAAGAGCACGGACACATCGATGTGGAAGAGGTCGAGATGATCGAGGGTGTGTTCGAACTCGGCGACACCATCGCCCGTGAAATCATGGTTCCGCGTCCGGATATCGCGACCGTCTCGGCGACGATGCCGCTCGACGAACTCCGGTCGGTTGCCGCCGAGGGAAACTTCACTCGCTACCTCGTGTTGGACGAGGACAACGGCGACCAACCCATCGGCTTCGTACACGTCAAAGACGTACTGCGGGCGATCGAGGACAATGGTTCCGAGGCGGAAAAACCGACCGCTAGCGACCTCGCTCGTAAGGCCCTATTCGTCCCTGAGAACAGGCGCATCGACGATATCCTGACCGCCTTTCGGCAACGCGAAAGCCAGATGGCCGTCGTCATCGACGAATGGGGGGAGGTCGAAGGTATCGTCACCATCGAAGACATCCTGGAGGAGATCGTCGGCGAAATACGGGACGAGTTCGACACCGACGAGTTGGAACCATCGATAACGGAACTCGATATCGATACGTACTCCGTCGATGGACACGCTCCGCTCAAGGAGGTCAACGAGGCGGTGGGTGCCGAATTCGAGAGCGAGAATTTCGAGACGATCGGTGGGTTGGTGCTCGGTGAACTGGGCCGTGCGGCGGAGGTCGGTGATACGGTCGAACAGGATGGCTTCATCCTCCGCGTCGATACTGTCGAAAAGCGGCGGATTTCGAAGGTAACGGTACAGGCAGCCGGACGACGGGAACGTGAAACCACGGCCGAGCGTTCCGGCGAGGAATGA
- a CDS encoding LeuA family protein, translated as MGGRVSNRVQCLKTTAPPRGGVEFFEGTLAHTDEIENVRIFDTTLRDGEQTPRTSFTPAEKREIAATLDEMGTHVIEAGFPANGDAEFEAVRDIAESTQATTCALARIVDGDVETALETGAGMVHIFASTSDVQIEDSMHATREEVKDRAVKAVKRVVEAGASPMFSPMDATRTDPEFMAEIIEAVTEAGVEWINIPDTCGVGTPTRFADLVRQIREYTDARIDVHTHDDFGMATANAMAGLEAGADQVQVSVNGIGERAGNAAFEEVVMAVEGVYGVDTGIDTTRISELSEMVAEYSEVSVPVNKPVVGANAFAHESGIHAAGVIENSDTFETGVMKPEMVGARREFVLGKHTGTHAVRKHLIQAGFAPTEAEVRRITRRVKDRGAEKARVTVSDVRRFARELGVDSSEEVKA; from the coding sequence ATAGGAGGTCGCGTCTCCAACCGAGTACAATGTCTGAAAACGACAGCACCTCCGAGAGGGGGGGTCGAGTTCTTCGAGGGCACGTTAGCCCACACCGACGAGATTGAAAACGTTCGAATTTTCGACACGACGCTCCGTGACGGCGAGCAGACGCCACGCACCTCGTTCACCCCGGCCGAGAAGCGCGAAATCGCGGCCACGTTGGACGAAATGGGAACCCACGTCATCGAAGCGGGATTCCCGGCCAACGGGGACGCGGAATTCGAGGCCGTCCGTGACATCGCCGAATCGACGCAGGCGACGACGTGCGCGCTGGCTCGCATCGTGGATGGCGACGTGGAAACAGCACTGGAAACCGGCGCAGGAATGGTTCACATCTTCGCTTCGACCAGCGACGTGCAAATCGAGGATTCGATGCACGCCACGCGCGAAGAGGTGAAGGATCGCGCCGTGAAAGCCGTGAAACGCGTCGTAGAGGCCGGAGCGAGCCCGATGTTCTCGCCGATGGACGCGACGCGAACCGATCCGGAGTTCATGGCCGAAATCATCGAAGCGGTCACCGAAGCAGGTGTCGAGTGGATCAACATTCCCGACACCTGCGGCGTCGGGACACCGACACGGTTCGCCGACCTCGTGAGACAAATCCGTGAGTACACCGACGCTCGGATCGACGTCCACACGCACGACGATTTCGGGATGGCCACCGCGAACGCGATGGCCGGATTGGAGGCTGGCGCGGATCAAGTGCAGGTCAGCGTCAACGGTATCGGAGAGCGTGCAGGAAACGCCGCCTTCGAAGAGGTCGTCATGGCCGTAGAAGGCGTCTACGGCGTCGATACCGGCATCGACACGACACGTATCTCGGAACTCTCGGAGATGGTCGCCGAGTACAGCGAGGTCTCGGTACCCGTGAACAAACCCGTCGTCGGTGCGAACGCGTTCGCACACGAGAGCGGGATTCACGCGGCCGGGGTCATCGAGAACAGCGATACGTTCGAGACCGGCGTGATGAAACCCGAGATGGTCGGCGCGCGCCGGGAGTTCGTGCTCGGTAAGCATACCGGCACTCACGCGGTCCGAAAACACCTCATACAGGCCGGATTCGCCCCGACCGAAGCCGAGGTTCGGCGAATCACGCGTCGGGTCAAAGACCGCGGTGCCGAGAAAGCACGAGTTACCGTCAGCGACGTCCGTCGATTCGCCCGCGAACTGGGCGTCGATTCCAGCGAGGAGGTCAAAGCGTAA
- a CDS encoding S8 family serine peptidase — translation MSRRRKHTDAILLSLLLILSVIGTGTIGLTAAQETPQFESIDSETKQDPNDVQIDPALEGAEGTVQVLLLFEQTSVDPEMDEKAAIRHLKQHAAETRAQSVTQLESRTGVDVQNTFWIVNAVAISVDTDTVKIDELAAVNGVKSIVKSREYTVPETTKPEPSADSDVSPDDTTYGLDQIRAPRVWDELGTRGDGAKIAVLDTGVDITHPDIELYTEDPSDPTYPGGWAEFDDSGNMVPGSEPRDSHYHGTHTSATAMGGASSGTAIGVAPEADLIHGMVIPGGSGSTEGVIGGVQWAVEEDADVASLSLGAGCGLFGPVYSDAWIPVVENARSLGTAFVSSSGNSGQGCVGSPGNDYHSFSIGASDSNEDIADFSSGAIIDKINWENPPADWPDRFVKPDVSAPGVDVLSAEPGGGYQELSGTSMAAPHVAGAVALMRSANPDASVAEIENALESTAEKPDDWDAPENEKDTRYGKGIIDAYAAVDEMIFIPESELGDVDESGSVTVQDVRLTQKYLAGQNPSNFNPNLADMDRDGTVTYADLQLLQRKVQGTLDEGEIDVSNLSAPGEAEQGETVNVTVDLENIGEEGALEEIELHVAQNETDLGNGDPISTTPVDMAPDGVDDPVDRPHETTVTFQVDTSNLPGGTVHYGVFSENDSESDQMTILGSFFDVSNLQATDEIEQGETLTVHADVANMGNQQDTQTVEYRFDDLENPVRTKNVTLGVGESTAVEFTVDTSGIDNSTYEHGVFTEDDSQTTNVTVLEAFFDVSITDAPEEASAGETITVTATVENTGNATDVQTVEYETIPRSVDVAVVDVSDNEHGDDIASTLEEHLDTDIYTVDVVTADELPGAMGEYDTFVVQRFGSDQVASDFLDELDDDQSVVYLDSYQGASAYAYADGVYRLYNVRGDPVERDASSSSSTPVTIDIRENHPLFTNVGEVGDSVEVFTGSTMWGSWFAEYSGTILADADYGSGSAGPAVAVNDDKNEVLLSAVGRDYFTDESDFTEEGDLLLANSVAYLSGFGSAANGEERTQDETTANVTLAPGERETVEFAHTLEDEIDPSIDWLHVVSSEDDQDESSLDITIDRGNLTGTVTDSETGEPVENATVTIDVDIGDGDYTAVTDGNGEYEIENVPSGTHNSTVSADGYDEVTDTVTVPVDDTTTANFELDPTPGTISGTVTASDTGTGVANVTVAAEDNDGNVHETTTNENGSYSLGVPAGMYVVNVAGTPGDYRPEEIVSVAPGETVDGVDFTVEPRDGAIEGYVINAAGIPVEGATVVDADQGAFNVTTDENGYYRIEGLDRGTYALRTMHDRYPDSDITFTEVEANETTTRNLTLGTFFEVSNLSAPSEAEQGEGITVSATVTNVGEREDTRTVFYFPPGTNFGSSVLLESQSELSERVTLDGGESTTVEFSYEINPDRAVGDYEHGISADEVASTNITVTEDEPTEEASFTVTRFDAPTEVNPGEQVTVSATIGNIGNASGTQTVEYHLAGTARNTSDVTLDAGENTTVEFTVTMPSDTGSYEHGVATDDDQHSTSISVVESDPDPAYFRVSDVNGPAEVTQGKEITVSATLTNTGDEAATQTIWLFFMSSSSTVERDLGAQEMVALYKPRSAKQVTLAGGRLTTVEFTYSVDESTAPGEYEFAVSSLQETKSGFLTVLPAGNQTVPNQGSLDGISDTMSGYSLSEVIV, via the coding sequence ATGAGTCGAAGAAGGAAGCACACAGACGCGATCTTGCTGTCGTTGTTGCTGATACTGTCGGTAATCGGAACCGGCACTATCGGACTCACAGCGGCACAGGAGACGCCCCAGTTTGAAAGTATCGACAGTGAGACAAAACAAGACCCCAACGACGTACAAATCGACCCCGCATTGGAGGGTGCTGAGGGGACAGTACAGGTACTGTTACTCTTCGAACAAACGTCGGTGGATCCGGAAATGGACGAAAAGGCGGCGATACGGCACCTGAAGCAACACGCCGCCGAGACGAGAGCGCAGTCGGTTACCCAACTCGAATCCCGAACGGGTGTTGACGTACAAAACACGTTCTGGATCGTGAACGCGGTCGCGATCAGCGTCGATACCGATACCGTGAAAATCGACGAATTGGCCGCCGTTAACGGCGTAAAATCGATCGTCAAGAGTCGGGAATACACCGTTCCCGAGACCACAAAACCCGAACCGAGCGCAGACTCGGACGTGTCCCCGGACGATACGACGTACGGCCTCGACCAAATTCGTGCCCCACGAGTCTGGGACGAACTCGGGACTCGGGGTGACGGTGCGAAGATCGCCGTCCTCGACACGGGCGTCGATATCACCCATCCGGACATCGAACTGTACACCGAGGATCCATCCGACCCGACCTACCCCGGCGGATGGGCGGAATTCGATGATAGCGGGAACATGGTTCCCGGCTCCGAGCCGCGGGATAGCCATTATCATGGAACACACACCAGTGCCACCGCAATGGGTGGTGCCAGTAGCGGTACGGCAATCGGTGTCGCACCCGAAGCGGATCTGATTCACGGGATGGTCATCCCCGGTGGCAGTGGGTCGACCGAGGGTGTCATCGGCGGTGTCCAATGGGCCGTCGAGGAGGACGCCGACGTGGCGAGTCTCAGCCTCGGCGCTGGTTGTGGCCTGTTTGGTCCCGTTTACAGTGACGCGTGGATTCCGGTAGTCGAGAACGCGCGGTCGCTCGGCACGGCGTTCGTTAGTTCCTCCGGGAACTCCGGCCAGGGCTGTGTTGGGTCGCCCGGCAACGATTATCACTCGTTCTCCATCGGTGCATCCGACAGCAACGAGGACATCGCGGACTTCTCTAGTGGAGCGATAATCGACAAGATCAACTGGGAGAACCCACCAGCGGACTGGCCGGATAGGTTCGTCAAACCCGACGTCTCGGCACCCGGTGTGGACGTGTTGAGCGCCGAACCCGGCGGCGGCTATCAGGAACTATCCGGGACATCGATGGCCGCACCGCACGTCGCGGGAGCGGTCGCGCTGATGCGCTCAGCCAACCCCGACGCTTCCGTCGCGGAAATCGAGAACGCACTCGAATCGACGGCCGAGAAACCCGACGATTGGGATGCGCCCGAAAACGAGAAAGACACCCGGTACGGGAAGGGTATCATCGACGCCTACGCGGCAGTCGATGAGATGATATTTATTCCCGAATCCGAGTTGGGCGACGTTGACGAGAGTGGTTCGGTCACCGTTCAGGACGTACGACTCACCCAAAAGTACCTCGCGGGGCAGAACCCGTCGAACTTCAACCCGAACCTCGCGGACATGGACCGCGACGGTACGGTCACGTACGCGGACTTACAGCTCCTTCAACGGAAAGTACAGGGAACGCTTGATGAGGGCGAGATCGACGTCTCGAATCTCAGCGCACCCGGCGAAGCCGAACAGGGTGAGACGGTTAACGTCACCGTCGACCTCGAAAATATCGGCGAGGAAGGAGCGCTCGAAGAGATCGAACTCCACGTTGCACAGAACGAAACCGACCTCGGAAACGGCGACCCGATCTCGACGACTCCGGTCGATATGGCACCGGACGGTGTCGATGACCCCGTTGACAGACCACACGAAACGACGGTCACGTTCCAAGTGGACACATCGAACTTGCCGGGTGGAACGGTTCACTACGGTGTGTTCTCGGAAAACGACTCGGAAAGCGATCAGATGACCATCCTCGGTTCGTTCTTCGACGTGTCGAACCTGCAAGCCACGGACGAAATCGAACAGGGTGAAACCCTCACCGTACACGCAGACGTCGCGAACATGGGGAACCAGCAGGATACGCAAACCGTCGAATACCGCTTCGACGACCTCGAAAACCCTGTTCGGACGAAAAACGTGACGCTCGGTGTCGGCGAATCCACGGCGGTGGAGTTCACCGTCGATACGAGCGGTATCGATAATAGCACGTACGAACACGGTGTCTTCACCGAAGACGACTCGCAAACCACGAACGTCACCGTTCTCGAAGCGTTCTTCGACGTGAGCATCACCGATGCCCCCGAGGAAGCGAGCGCCGGTGAAACGATCACTGTCACCGCAACCGTCGAAAATACGGGGAACGCAACCGACGTGCAAACTGTCGAATACGAAACCATACCACGAAGCGTTGACGTGGCCGTGGTTGACGTATCGGATAACGAGCACGGAGACGACATCGCGAGTACGCTCGAAGAACACCTCGACACCGACATCTACACCGTCGATGTCGTGACGGCGGACGAACTTCCGGGCGCGATGGGTGAATACGACACGTTCGTCGTACAGCGGTTCGGTAGCGACCAAGTCGCCTCGGACTTCCTCGACGAACTCGACGACGACCAGAGCGTCGTCTACCTCGATTCGTACCAAGGGGCCTCGGCGTACGCGTACGCCGACGGCGTATATCGGCTCTACAACGTTCGCGGCGACCCTGTCGAACGAGACGCCAGCAGCAGTTCGTCGACCCCAGTGACCATCGACATTCGAGAAAACCACCCACTCTTCACCAACGTCGGTGAAGTCGGTGATTCCGTCGAAGTGTTCACCGGAAGCACCATGTGGGGAAGCTGGTTCGCCGAGTACAGTGGAACCATCCTGGCTGACGCCGACTACGGTTCGGGCAGCGCAGGACCGGCAGTGGCAGTCAACGACGACAAAAACGAGGTACTCTTGAGCGCCGTCGGGCGGGACTACTTCACCGACGAGTCGGATTTCACCGAAGAAGGTGACCTTCTCCTCGCGAATTCGGTCGCCTACCTCAGCGGCTTCGGTTCGGCCGCCAACGGCGAGGAACGCACGCAAGACGAGACGACCGCGAACGTCACGCTCGCGCCGGGCGAGCGTGAAACGGTCGAGTTCGCCCACACGCTCGAAGACGAAATAGACCCCTCGATAGATTGGCTCCACGTCGTATCGAGCGAAGACGACCAGGATGAATCGTCGCTCGACATCACTATCGACCGCGGAAACCTCACCGGCACCGTTACGGACAGCGAAACCGGAGAGCCGGTCGAAAATGCGACCGTTACAATCGACGTCGACATCGGCGACGGCGACTACACTGCCGTGACTGACGGCAACGGCGAGTACGAAATCGAGAACGTTCCATCGGGAACGCACAACAGTACGGTTTCGGCCGACGGGTACGACGAAGTGACCGACACCGTCACCGTTCCGGTGGACGACACCACGACGGCGAACTTCGAACTCGACCCGACGCCGGGAACGATTAGCGGAACGGTCACGGCATCGGACACCGGTACCGGCGTCGCGAACGTTACCGTTGCCGCCGAAGACAATGACGGTAACGTCCACGAAACGACGACGAACGAGAACGGAAGCTACTCGCTCGGTGTGCCCGCGGGTATGTACGTCGTAAACGTCGCCGGAACGCCCGGGGATTACCGTCCTGAAGAGATCGTCTCGGTCGCACCCGGCGAAACGGTCGACGGCGTCGACTTTACGGTCGAACCACGAGATGGGGCCATCGAAGGCTACGTCATCAACGCGGCGGGGATCCCCGTCGAAGGTGCGACCGTCGTCGATGCCGACCAGGGTGCGTTCAACGTGACCACTGACGAAAACGGCTACTACCGCATCGAGGGCCTCGACCGCGGTACCTACGCGCTCCGGACAATGCACGACCGCTACCCGGACTCGGACATCACGTTCACCGAAGTCGAGGCGAACGAGACGACGACGCGGAACTTGACGCTCGGAACGTTCTTCGAGGTGTCGAATCTCAGTGCACCGAGCGAGGCCGAACAGGGTGAAGGGATAACCGTCTCCGCGACGGTCACTAACGTCGGTGAGCGAGAAGATACCCGAACGGTGTTTTACTTCCCACCGGGGACGAACTTCGGTAGTTCGGTACTTCTCGAATCGCAATCGGAACTCAGCGAACGGGTGACACTCGACGGAGGCGAAAGCACGACTGTCGAGTTCTCCTACGAAATAAATCCCGACAGGGCGGTCGGTGACTACGAACACGGCATTTCTGCCGACGAAGTTGCCTCGACGAACATTACCGTTACCGAGGACGAACCCACCGAGGAAGCCTCCTTCACGGTAACGAGATTCGACGCACCTACGGAAGTGAATCCCGGCGAACAGGTAACCGTCTCCGCAACCATCGGAAACATCGGAAACGCCTCCGGAACGCAGACTGTCGAATATCACCTCGCCGGAACTGCCAGGAACACCTCGGACGTGACACTCGACGCCGGTGAGAACACGACCGTCGAGTTCACTGTCACGATGCCGAGCGATACCGGCTCGTACGAACACGGTGTCGCGACGGACGACGACCAACACTCGACGTCCATTTCGGTGGTCGAGAGCGACCCCGACCCGGCTTACTTCCGAGTGTCGGATGTGAACGGTCCTGCCGAGGTGACACAGGGTAAGGAGATCACCGTCTCCGCCACGTTGACTAATACCGGGGACGAGGCGGCGACGCAAACGATTTGGCTCTTCTTCATGTCATCGTCGAGCACCGTCGAACGAGACCTCGGCGCGCAGGAGATGGTGGCACTGTACAAACCACGGAGTGCCAAACAAGTGACGCTTGCTGGCGGCAGACTGACGACCGTCGAGTTCACCTATTCGGTCGATGAATCGACTGCACCCGGCGAGTATGAGTTCGCCGTGTCCAGTTTACAGGAAACCAAATCAGGATTCCTGACCGTTCTTCCGGCGGGGAACCAGACCGTCCCGAATCAGGGCTCACTCGATGGAATATCGGACACGATGTCCGGATACAGTCTATCCGAGGTGATCGTCTAA